The proteins below are encoded in one region of Aestuariivirga litoralis:
- a CDS encoding DMT family transporter, which produces MLESRRQYQLGIILMLCSVTAWSTAGLFTRFLTVDTFTVIFWRSVFGALGLLVVVAFSREGLGGMKRIGKPGFIYAAVTALSMFFYIGGVMNTTIAHAAVMTATVPFIAAYMAWIYLKEVPRLFSIIASAVALLGVALMMGISTEGRLLGDALTFGMAILVGVMIMITRKFTSIPPMPVTLLSAVLCTLSALPMAQLSISWEQMGVLALFGLTNQVIGFGFFAMASRILPPLETGLITALDAPLQPLWVFLVFAETPGQATLLGGGLVLVSVFANILMQNRRMARAALLGPAV; this is translated from the coding sequence ATGCTTGAATCCCGCCGCCAATACCAACTCGGCATCATCCTGATGCTCTGCTCCGTCACCGCATGGAGCACGGCGGGATTGTTCACGCGTTTTCTCACTGTCGATACATTCACCGTCATTTTCTGGCGCAGCGTCTTTGGCGCACTGGGGCTGCTCGTCGTAGTGGCATTCTCACGCGAAGGCTTGGGCGGCATGAAGCGCATCGGCAAACCGGGCTTTATCTATGCCGCCGTCACAGCGCTTTCGATGTTCTTTTATATCGGCGGCGTGATGAACACGACGATCGCCCATGCCGCGGTGATGACGGCGACTGTGCCCTTCATCGCTGCCTACATGGCGTGGATCTATCTGAAGGAAGTGCCGCGCCTCTTCTCCATCATCGCCAGCGCCGTGGCGCTGCTGGGCGTGGCTCTGATGATGGGCATCAGCACCGAAGGCCGCTTGCTCGGCGATGCACTCACCTTCGGCATGGCGATCCTGGTCGGCGTGATGATCATGATTACCCGCAAATTCACCTCCATTCCGCCGATGCCGGTGACGCTTCTCTCTGCCGTGCTCTGCACCCTGTCTGCGCTGCCCATGGCGCAGCTTTCCATCTCGTGGGAGCAGATGGGCGTGCTGGCGCTATTTGGCCTCACCAACCAGGTGATTGGTTTTGGCTTCTTCGCCATGGCCTCGCGCATTCTACCACCGCTGGAAACCGGCCTGATCACTGCGCTCGATGCACCACTGCAGCCGCTCTGGGTGTTCTTGGTCTTTGCCGAAACGCCGGGACAGGCCACTTTGCTGGGCGGCGGCCTCGTGCTCGTGTCCGTCTTTGCCAATATCCTGATGCAGAACCGCCGCATGGCCCGGGCGGCTTTGCTCGGCCCGGCTGTTTAG
- the tkt gene encoding transketolase yields MSDAAVVSPRQMANAIRALSMDAVQKANNGHPGLPMGAADVATALFKDVLKFDASAPHWPDRDRFILSAGHGSMLLYSLLHLTGYADMTIEQIKNFREWGSITAGHPEYGHATGIETTTGPLGQGIANAVGFALAERHLNARFGDDLVNHKTYVLAGDGCLMEGISQEALALAGHLKLKNLIVMWDDNGITIDGKVGLSDNTDQLQRFAASGWNVSRVDGMDQAAVLGALQAAQNADKPTMIACKTIIGFGATNKQGTKGVHGSPLGADEIAVARKVLDWDAPPFVIPAEIMKPWREAGSRGKSAREAWEKRLAASPMKAEFNRVMSGKLPENFNETIATYKKALAANPPAAATRNSSQDALNIINPVVVEAIGGSADLTGSNNTNSKDMKILDSANYGERYIHFGIREHGMAAAINGMALHGGVIPYGGTFFCFTDYCRPSIRLAALMGIRSIFVMTHDSIGLGADGPTHQPVEHLASLRVMPNLLVLRPCDAVETAECWQIALESEKTPSILVLTRQKVAASRLGYAAKNLSAQGAYEIAPSAKKAKAVIFAAGSEVEIAIEAKAQLDKKGIPTRVVSVPSMELFEKQSKATKAKVLGEEKIRIAIEAGVKTGWEKFIGDKGHFIGMTTFGASAPAEILYEKFGITAKAVVKAATAK; encoded by the coding sequence ATGTCCGACGCTGCTGTTGTTTCCCCCCGCCAGATGGCCAATGCCATCCGTGCCCTTTCGATGGATGCCGTCCAGAAGGCCAATAACGGCCATCCAGGCCTCCCCATGGGTGCTGCCGACGTGGCCACGGCACTGTTCAAGGATGTCCTCAAATTTGACGCCTCTGCCCCCCATTGGCCTGACCGTGACCGTTTCATTCTGTCCGCCGGCCATGGCTCCATGCTGCTGTATTCGCTGCTTCATCTCACCGGCTATGCCGATATGACCATCGAGCAGATCAAGAATTTCCGCGAATGGGGTTCGATCACCGCAGGCCACCCGGAATATGGCCATGCCACCGGCATTGAAACCACCACCGGCCCGCTGGGCCAGGGCATTGCCAATGCCGTGGGCTTCGCCCTTGCGGAGCGCCATCTCAACGCGCGCTTTGGTGATGATCTCGTCAACCACAAAACCTATGTGCTGGCGGGTGATGGCTGCCTGATGGAAGGCATCAGCCAGGAAGCCTTGGCCCTTGCCGGCCACCTCAAGCTCAAGAACCTCATTGTCATGTGGGATGACAATGGCATCACCATTGATGGCAAAGTGGGTCTTTCCGACAACACCGACCAACTTCAGCGTTTCGCAGCGTCGGGCTGGAATGTCTCGCGCGTTGACGGCATGGACCAGGCGGCCGTTCTGGGCGCATTGCAAGCCGCTCAAAATGCCGACAAGCCAACGATGATTGCCTGCAAGACCATCATCGGCTTTGGCGCTACCAACAAGCAGGGCACCAAGGGCGTTCATGGTTCGCCGCTGGGCGCCGACGAGATTGCGGTTGCCCGCAAGGTTCTGGATTGGGACGCGCCGCCCTTCGTCATTCCAGCCGAAATCATGAAGCCCTGGCGTGAAGCCGGCTCGCGCGGCAAATCGGCCCGCGAAGCCTGGGAAAAGCGTCTGGCTGCCTCGCCGATGAAGGCTGAATTCAACCGGGTGATGTCCGGCAAGCTTCCAGAAAATTTCAACGAAACCATTGCCACCTATAAAAAGGCGCTGGCCGCGAATCCTCCCGCTGCTGCCACCCGCAACTCGTCCCAGGATGCTTTGAACATCATCAATCCGGTGGTGGTGGAAGCCATCGGCGGCTCGGCTGATTTGACCGGCTCCAACAACACCAATTCCAAGGATATGAAAATCCTGGACTCTGCCAACTACGGCGAGCGCTATATCCACTTCGGCATTCGTGAACATGGCATGGCTGCGGCCATCAACGGCATGGCGCTGCATGGCGGTGTCATTCCTTACGGCGGCACCTTCTTCTGCTTCACGGATTATTGCCGTCCGTCCATCCGCCTCGCGGCTCTCATGGGCATCCGTTCCATCTTCGTGATGACCCATGATTCCATTGGCCTTGGCGCCGATGGCCCAACCCATCAGCCGGTTGAGCATCTGGCCTCATTGCGCGTGATGCCGAACCTCCTTGTTTTGCGTCCTTGCGATGCGGTGGAAACGGCGGAATGCTGGCAGATCGCACTCGAAAGCGAAAAGACGCCATCAATCCTGGTTCTGACCCGTCAAAAGGTCGCGGCGTCGCGCCTCGGCTATGCGGCCAAGAATCTCAGCGCACAGGGTGCTTACGAAATCGCACCTTCCGCCAAAAAGGCCAAGGCCGTCATTTTCGCGGCCGGTTCGGAAGTTGAAATCGCCATCGAAGCGAAAGCCCAGCTCGACAAGAAGGGTATTCCCACCCGCGTGGTATCCGTGCCGTCGATGGAGCTCTTCGAAAAGCAATCCAAGGCCACCAAGGCCAAGGTGCTGGGCGAAGAAAAGATCCGCATCGCCATCGAAGCTGGTGTGAAAACCGGCTGGGAAAAATTCATCGGCGACAAGGGCCACTTCATCGGCATGACCACCTTCGGCGCCTCAGCCCCCGCCGAAATCCTCTACGAAAAATTCGGCATCACCGCGAAGGCCGTGGTGAAGGCTGCGACAGCGAAGTAA
- a CDS encoding DUF4164 family protein — MSDINKLDAAFARFEKALGQFESVTVKYAEERRKTKALAANANAAQRDQAKLVDQLNLVQKKAAELVDTSKQAAGKIDTAMGRIRSVLHSNSGA, encoded by the coding sequence ATGAGCGATATCAATAAGCTGGATGCTGCCTTTGCGCGATTCGAAAAGGCGCTGGGCCAGTTCGAAAGCGTCACCGTGAAGTATGCCGAAGAGCGCCGCAAGACCAAGGCGCTTGCCGCCAATGCAAATGCTGCACAGCGCGACCAGGCGAAATTGGTTGACCAGTTGAACCTCGTGCAAAAAAAAGCAGCCGAGCTCGTGGACACGTCCAAGCAGGCCGCAGGCAAGATCGACACGGCAATGGGGCGCATCCGCTCCGTGCTGCATTCCAACAGCGGAGCTTGA
- a CDS encoding cell division protein ZapA, producing MANVVVTVADRPYTMQCPDGEEEHLRELAQLLDAEVGRIKQNVGSIGDIRLLVMSGLMVADRLSEAVKKIESLEDQVAKLREGRNLAQTQLKTLETNLTTHLDRAAVRLEGLAKTLGED from the coding sequence ATGGCGAATGTTGTCGTCACCGTTGCTGACCGCCCCTACACCATGCAGTGCCCTGATGGTGAAGAGGAGCATCTGCGCGAACTGGCGCAGCTTCTCGATGCGGAAGTGGGCCGGATCAAACAGAATGTGGGTTCCATCGGCGATATTCGCCTGCTGGTGATGAGCGGCCTGATGGTGGCTGATCGCCTGAGCGAAGCGGTGAAGAAAATCGAAAGCCTGGAAGACCAAGTGGCGAAACTGCGCGAGGGCCGCAACCTGGCTCAAACCCAGCTGAAAACCCTGGAGACCAATCTGACCACGCATCTCGACCGTGCCGCCGTGCGGCTGGAAGGCCTCGCCAAGACGCTGGGCGAAGACTGA
- a CDS encoding MarR family winged helix-turn-helix transcriptional regulator: MPKDAAELYDHMGYWLRQVSNQVSGSFAQKIENLDVSVPEWAFMRLLYPAARKPPSQIATELSLTRGGVTKLADRMIAKGNIAREDNPEDGRAQMLKLTSKGAALVPKLAALADKNELEFFSHLSAREKEQLMALLKKTVTTLGTTAVPLS; this comes from the coding sequence ATGCCGAAAGATGCTGCGGAACTTTATGATCATATGGGTTACTGGTTGCGGCAGGTGTCGAACCAGGTGTCGGGCAGTTTTGCCCAGAAGATAGAAAACCTTGATGTTTCCGTGCCGGAATGGGCGTTCATGCGCCTGCTCTATCCCGCTGCACGCAAGCCACCGAGCCAGATCGCCACCGAATTGTCACTCACCCGCGGCGGCGTGACCAAGCTGGCCGACCGCATGATTGCGAAGGGCAATATTGCGCGTGAGGATAATCCCGAGGATGGCCGCGCCCAAATGCTCAAGCTCACTTCAAAAGGTGCGGCCCTGGTGCCAAAGCTCGCGGCATTGGCTGACAAGAATGAGCTTGAATTCTTCTCGCATCTCTCGGCCCGCGAGAAAGAGCAGTTGATGGCTTTGCTGAAAAAGACCGTCACCACGCTGGGCACTACAGCGGTGCCGCTCAGCTGA
- a CDS encoding DUF1398 domain-containing protein produces MNAEKIAIAKTCLAGSENGTMTFPQIVGTLMQAGFESYAVDFRRLSATYYLTEGDSVVLDMEIASAPVAAAFDDDAIKAAIKDAQKVVPGYTYRDFCKRVMNAGCAGYQVSFTGRRAVYYGRTAETHVEHFPK; encoded by the coding sequence ATGAACGCTGAAAAAATCGCGATTGCCAAGACTTGCCTTGCTGGATCCGAGAACGGAACGATGACCTTTCCGCAGATCGTGGGGACATTGATGCAAGCGGGCTTTGAAAGTTACGCCGTGGACTTCCGCCGCCTCTCGGCCACTTACTACCTGACGGAAGGCGACAGCGTGGTGCTGGATATGGAGATCGCATCAGCCCCGGTGGCCGCCGCATTTGACGATGACGCAATCAAAGCTGCGATCAAGGACGCACAGAAAGTGGTGCCCGGCTACACTTACCGCGATTTTTGCAAGCGGGTGATGAATGCAGGTTGTGCGGGCTATCAGGTTTCATTTACAGGACGCAGAGCCGTCTATTACGGCCGCACGGCCGAAACGCATGTCGAGCATTTCCCCAAATGA
- a CDS encoding VOC family protein: MPQHIALITYLVRDYDEAITWFRDALGFELREDSDQGQGKRWVVMAPAGESGARFLLAKAVTEQQVSAIGKAAGGRVAFFLHSTDFATLHGKMISAGVRFLESPRHETYGTVAVFEDLYGNRWDLIQPA, from the coding sequence ATGCCGCAACACATCGCTCTCATCACTTATCTTGTGCGTGACTATGACGAAGCCATCACCTGGTTTCGCGACGCTTTGGGGTTTGAACTGCGCGAAGACAGCGACCAGGGCCAGGGCAAGCGCTGGGTCGTGATGGCGCCGGCGGGTGAGTCGGGCGCGCGATTCCTCCTGGCGAAAGCGGTCACAGAGCAACAGGTTTCAGCCATTGGCAAAGCCGCAGGCGGGAGGGTGGCGTTTTTCCTGCACAGCACCGACTTTGCCACTTTGCATGGCAAAATGATTTCAGCCGGTGTGCGCTTTCTGGAAAGCCCGCGTCATGAAACATATGGCACGGTTGCCGTATTCGAGGATCTCTACGGCAACCGCTGGGATCTCATACAACCCGCCTGA
- a CDS encoding YdcH family protein, translated as MSLKNHLTEMIVKHRALEKELAEAVASPGISDSIVADIKRRKLRVKDEIMKIEKEVLQAA; from the coding sequence ATGAGCCTCAAAAACCACCTCACTGAAATGATCGTCAAGCACCGGGCTTTGGAAAAAGAGCTCGCCGAAGCGGTTGCCTCTCCAGGCATTTCCGACTCAATCGTCGCTGACATCAAGCGCAGGAAACTGCGCGTCAAAGACGAAATCATGAAAATTGAAAAGGAAGTCCTGCAAGCCGCCTGA
- a CDS encoding YdcH family protein yields MHSSMDTLQEVQLRSKLQHLYQQHRDLDAAIDALGDTGKADPLQLQRLKKLKLSLKDQIAQIENMLIPDIIA; encoded by the coding sequence ATGCATTCATCCATGGATACGCTGCAGGAAGTTCAGCTGCGCTCAAAGCTGCAACATCTCTATCAGCAGCACCGTGACCTTGATGCCGCAATCGACGCACTGGGCGACACGGGCAAGGCCGATCCCCTGCAACTGCAGCGCTTGAAAAAACTGAAGCTTTCGCTGAAAGACCAGATTGCCCAGATCGAAAACATGCTGATCCCCGATATTATCGCTTGA
- the purE gene encoding 5-(carboxyamino)imidazole ribonucleotide mutase gives MGSQSDWETMKFAADTLKALDVTFESRIVSAHRTPERLFQFAKGAKAEGFKVIIAGAGGAAHLPGMTAAVTPLPVFGVPVESKALSGWDSLLSIVQMPAGIPVGTLAIGKAGAVNAALLAAAVLALQDEDLALRLDAWRMRQTDGVALQPKDLT, from the coding sequence ATGGGTAGCCAGTCTGACTGGGAGACGATGAAATTCGCCGCCGATACGTTGAAGGCGCTGGATGTGACCTTTGAGTCGCGTATCGTTTCAGCGCACCGCACGCCAGAGCGGCTGTTCCAATTCGCTAAGGGCGCCAAGGCCGAAGGCTTCAAGGTGATCATCGCCGGGGCCGGTGGTGCCGCACATTTGCCGGGCATGACAGCGGCAGTGACTCCACTGCCTGTCTTCGGCGTGCCGGTCGAATCAAAGGCTTTATCGGGGTGGGATTCGCTGCTCTCCATCGTGCAGATGCCAGCCGGTATTCCGGTGGGCACGCTGGCGATCGGCAAGGCGGGTGCGGTGAATGCTGCTCTTTTGGCCGCAGCCGTGTTGGCCTTGCAGGATGAAGATCTGGCGTTGCGGCTTGATGCCTGGCGCATGCGGCAGACGGATGGCGTGGCACTGCAGCCCAAGGATTTGACCTGA